GGATCATCATCTGTCCGTCAACGGTGAACAGAACTCGGGCAATCCCATCTGGAACCTTACTGCGGACTTCCCACAGATATGGCTCGATCTTCTCCACCAATGGCATCCCGAGCGGCCAGCCGAACTGCACGGTTTTGATATCCTCGCCAATAGCCTTTTTATGAGACGCAGGTAGGGCTTTCAGCCACTTCCGTACAGGCTCCGTTCCCGACTCCGTCCGAAAGAACACAACATTGAGTCTTATGTCACCGATACTCATTCAGCATTACTGTACCACAATAGGTACTTCCGTCAAGTTGTTCACTCCGTTTGTCAGGGAGATATGCGGCGCGACGGCCCTTCTCAGACTCCCATCGAAATCTGTCGCGGCGCATAGCGCCCCTCCCACAAGAGGCTTTATTCCCATCTGAAGCGCTTCAGATCGCGGATTGCAAAGGAATTAGGTGGCAGCCGCCGTCCTCGGCGGCTGATTGATCTGGCAAGCGAATCGTTCGCCGAGGACGTCGAACGCCACCTAATATTTCCCAACGGGAATATATTACCTCTTTGCAACCATGGCGATCAAAGAGCTGGTTCGCGGATTATTTTGCGGCTTCAATCAGTTGCATGTCAGACTTAAGCAACCGGTTGACGACGGCCGAAATGTCAGAACGCCTACTGGATGCAATTTTTTCAACAAAACTCAACACATCTGAGTCGAGGTAGACGGGCAGGTTCATTTTTGCGTCCGGTCGAAAGAATTTGCCGCGAACTCCCTTTGAAAAGTCATATTCCTTTTTCATATCATTTCTCCATGTATTGACTAATTTCACGCCTGACGGCCTTTCGAGACGAAATAATCCGGATGCAGGCATTTGATTCGCCGCTCTCCCGGAAAGTGTGGTGAACTACCAAAACTCCACCGCTTGACGAAAGACCAATCTTCATCGGGTTACCCCTCTTTTATTCAGGTGATCGGCATTGTATGACAACGGAAGGAAAAATCAATTCGATGTCTTAATCATTTTCTTGCGCGAACAACGCGTTCGATGTTCGCTTTCTTGTTTTTCCGGCCCCCATTCGCCTATCTTCGGGTCCAGCTGGCATCAAGGTGGATGAGGACATCCACCCCACATCGAAAGCCAAAATGCAGAGTTGCGCCTACCAACACCCAACCAGGGATATATTGTCCCTTGACTGACGTTCCGGTGGGAGGGGCGCTAGTTAACCACTCACGACCCACTACTCACCACACAGTGCTTTGACTCTCACCATCTCTGAATGCTCGAATGCAGGCGCAAATTCCTCGACTTCAGCCGCAGTTAGTCCCACTTCGGCACTCAGCGCTAAAGAGCGCCACTGGGTAACGACACCATAGACCTCTGCCAAGACAGTGAGAGCCTCTGGTTCCGACAGGTGGAAGTAGCTCGCCTTTTCAAGCAAGGTCGCGATGGTTGTGATGGGACCAGTATCTTCGCTGAGCCATGTTTTTGACTCACGGTCCTTGTCTGGAAACGGGTTGAGGTCGAAGGCCGGAGCCAACCGCCACAGCCCGTTGCCCGCATAAAGAAAACCTAAGTTCTGAAGATGGTCGTCGACGTTTGTGATGAGGTGGTTGAACACCAGTCGTCGCCACAGTTGTTGGGCATCCGCTTTCGCCTCGACACAGACCGTTTTCATGGCATCGACCACCTCGGTGTAAGCGTGCTCTTCATTGCGGCCGGCCTGCAAGAGTGAGGCCGCAGACAGATAAGCAATCCGGCCATGCTCATGGGTTCGGTCGAACCGACTGATCACCGCTATCGGGGTGTCTCTAACTATCACGATACGCGCGTTCGAGGTCTCGATACCCGCCTGACGGGCGAGACGTAAAGCAAGCACTTCGCCACGGGTAATGCTGCGCTCGTCTTTTACGCTTGGAAACTTACCCAAGGCGAGCGTACCGTCATCATCCAGGACCGTGCACTTGGGGCGCATCCCGCCCAGCGAGGTACCCTTTCCAAGAAGGTAGCGCAGGTCCTGGGCTGACTCCTGACTACGCTCCACGGCACGGCTGGCCTCGAATATGTGCTCCAGTTCCAGCAAGGGCGCCGCACCCTGCCGACCTTGCTCAACCGTGCGCAAAAAATCACCCTGATCATCGCGCAACCGTAGTGCGCCGATGCGACTAAAATCATCCACGGCACACAAATAGTCCAACTCCGTCAACGCCTTTAGTGCGGGGTCTTTTTTGCGTTCTTTTGCGTGTGCCCGGGCAATGACCCGCCGCCCCCAGGCATCAGGCTCTGTGTCGGCGAGCGCCAGGAAGAATCGCGTGTCATCCTTGGTCGGCGGCTTACGCACCTGGTGACCAGACACAAGGGCCAAGTCAGGCGAGATGGCAAAATGGGCCGGATGACGTAGCCAATCCTGGCTGTAGGCAAATACCGAGTACTCGCGGGCACCATCCTTAACGTAAGCGAGCTCCCCCACAGGCAACCCTTCCTTACCGATGCATACATCGAGTTGAGTCTTCTGTGCGCTCCTGGTGTTTTTGTTGGCGCCCATCACAAAACCCCACTCCCCTGCTTGGGCTTGCGAACCCGCATCGGAACCTGCTCATTCATCAGGATGAGCCCGACAGTATCCTTCGCAGAGTCCAATAAGTCGCTGAGTTTATCCAACTCCCCGAACACTTGCAGGGCGCGCGCCAGGTACTGCAGGGCTGTCCCGGGATGCCCCGCCTCCATCCGACGCACCGTCATGACGGATGTGCCAAGCCGCTCAGCCATCATGGCTTGAGTCAGGTTACGACGCCGTCGCGCCAATGACAAATCCACCCCAAGTTTCTTGAGCGCTCTATCAACGGGTATTGGCAAAGGGAGATTCATATAAAACACACAATATATCGCCTAAACATTGTTTATCGCTCTTATTAGGATCTTTATATAAAAGTTAGCCCACATAAGTCAAAGGATTTTACAACATTTTATCATCTGAAGCGCTTCAGATCGCGGAACGCAAGGGAATGAGGTGGCAGCCGACGTCCCCGGCGGCTGTCCTATTAGCAACGTTCGCCGAGGACGCCGAACGCCACCTAGTCCCTGACCCAGCATAGCCGGAACCAATATTTTTGACAGAATGCACAAAATTTACAAAATAAACCCGTCGATTACTCACCATTTTGATCATTCTGTTCATTCTGTCAAAAATTCTTTTCTTCTCCGAATCCTGACAATAGTCCCTATAAATCAAAAAGCCACGCCTGATCAGGCGCGGCTATCTGGACTTATATATGAACGTCAGTATCTTCCCCCATCCAAAATCCAGAATTCATCATCCAAAATCTCTACACCCCCGCCTGTGCAAATACCTTCTCTACGGCCTTACAGGTGTCGTGCATATCCGCCTCATTCAAGGTCGGGTGAACCAGGAACATGAGACTGGTTTCGCCCAGTTCTTTGGCAACAGGCAAGCGCACCTTCGGGCCATAGCCGGCATCAATAAAGGCTTTTTCAAGATAGATTTCGCTGCAACTTCCACTGAAGCAAGGGATGCCTTCCGCAGTGATGGCATTCATGACCCGATCCCGATCCCAGCCGGGCGCCAGCCTCTCCGGCCGGACAAAGACATAATATTTATACATGGCATGGCCGATTCCGGCGGGAACGGGTGTTACCCGCAAGGCAGGAATGCGAGAGAAAGAGTCCGTCAGGATGGCGGCATGCCGCTGCCGGGCCGCAGTCCAGCTGGGCAACTTGCGAAGCTGAACTCTGCCAATCGCCGATTGCATCTCGGTCAGACGCCAGTTGGTCCCAAACGATTCATGAAGCCAGCGGAAGCCGGGTGGATGCTGCCGATTATAGACGGCATCATAACTCTTGCCATGGTCCTTGAACTCCCAAGCCTTACGCCACAATGCCTCATCATTGGTCGTCAGCATGCCGCCCTCGCCACCGGTGGTCATGATTTTATCCTGGCAGAACGAAAAAGCGGCGACATCACCCAGCGAGCCAACCGGCTTACCCTGATAGGTTGCCCCGTGACACTGCGCGCAATCCTCAATCACTTTCAGCCCGCGTTCCTTAGCCAACGCCATAATCGGCTCCATATCGCAAGGCCAGCCCGCCAGATGAACACAGATAATGGCCTTGGTACGTGCGGTGATCAGGGGGCGAATCGTATCGGCCGTGATATTCTGGCTTACTGAATCAACCTCCGCCAGAACCGGTACTGCCCCGCGCGCGACAATCGCACTGGCCGACGCAATGAAGGTCCGACAGGTGGTGATGACTTCATCGCCAGCACCGATTCCATAGGCGTATAAGGGCAACTCCAAAGCCACGGTGCCATTCGTCAAAGCGATTGCGTATTTGCATCCAGTATAAGCGGCAAATTCCCGCTCAAACTCACGTCCCTCAGTCCCCGTCCAGTAATTGACCTTGCCCGAGCGAAGCGGGGCAGTGGCCGCATCAATTTCATCCTGATCGAAGAAAGGCCAGTGTGAAAACGGAATGCCACGAACAGACTTCCCGCCATTTATTGCAAGATTCTCAAAAGTCATAATAATTCCTTTAACTCAACATTCAGAATCTAACATCACTCATCTTTTCAAAACTTTAGCCGGACTCCCCGCCACGGTCATGCCATCAGGCACATGCTTTTTCACCGTAGAACCGGCCCCGATAATAACATTACTCCCAATTGCCAGATTAGGGATAATCGTTACCCCCGCACAGACAAATGTGCCAGTTCCGACAGTCACCGTACCACACAAAGTGCTACCTGGCGCAATATGAACCGTATCACCAATCCTACAGTCATGATCAATGCTGGCTCGGGAGTTGATGATGACATTTTTCCCAATACGAACATCCGCATTTACAACTGCTCCCGCCATGACCACGGTGCCGGCATCAATGGTAGCCCCACGCCCGATCTGTGCCGAAGGATGAACGGCGGAAACCAAACTGAAGCGATTCTCCTCCAACCATCCAGCGACAGCACTTCGCGCACGGTTACTGCCAATGGCAACAATACCACCGCCAACCCGATCCCGCGCTTCAAGCAGTGCCTGCTTGCCTCCAATAACGTGGTACCCGAAGAACTCTGTGTCCTTTAATGCGGGATCATCGTCGATCAAAAAAGCGATATCACAGCACCCTTGCCGCTCAATAATGTCGATCACCACCTTGGCATGACCGCTTGCACCAAAAATAAAGATTTTTTCTTTCATAAAAAATCTGATTATAAATTTTGAATTTTTGATTCTGAATTGGTTGGTTTCGCAGATGTTTTCACAATTGACGTCAATATGTTTACGAGTGATTCCGCATCAAACAAAAGCGGATCAACATCACATTTTGCAATAGTGCTGCTATCCCGCAACAGACGCAGCCAATAACACGTTTCCCTTGCCTCTTTAGAGGCTATCGACATTTTTGACACAAAATCGGCCCTGCTCTGCGCCGCCTGCGCCTCCTCAATATTCGCACCAATACTTGTCCCTGAACGTAGCACCTGTTTCGAAAGAATGAACTCATTATCCTTAACCAGTTTCCGGTACAACCCAATGATCTTCAAAGCGAAATCATAACTCTTTTGCTTGATAATGTTCTCTTTCATTCACACCCTGCATTTAGAATTTAAAATCCAAAATTCACAATTCTATTCGCCCCCCATAAACTTTTCCATTGTCGCCTGACCGTCCTGACTAATACCTTCCCGTTTAAATACCTTACTAAAGGTCATAACAAGGATCTTTACGTCTAGCAGTAACGTGTGACGGTCCACATACCATAAATCCAACTTGAATTTATCTTCCCAGGAAATGGCATTACGCCCATTCACCTGTGCCCACCCGGTGATCCCGGGCCGCACTTCGTG
The nucleotide sequence above comes from bacterium. Encoded proteins:
- a CDS encoding type II toxin-antitoxin system RelE/ParE family toxin yields the protein MSIGDIRLNVVFFRTESGTEPVRKWLKALPASHKKAIGEDIKTVQFGWPLGMPLVEKIEPYLWEVRSKVPDGIARVLFTVDGQMMILLHGFIKKTRKIPQTEINTARSRLKQYQEALS
- a CDS encoding HipA domain-containing protein; protein product: MGANKNTRSAQKTQLDVCIGKEGLPVGELAYVKDGAREYSVFAYSQDWLRHPAHFAISPDLALVSGHQVRKPPTKDDTRFFLALADTEPDAWGRRVIARAHAKERKKDPALKALTELDYLCAVDDFSRIGALRLRDDQGDFLRTVEQGRQGAAPLLELEHIFEASRAVERSQESAQDLRYLLGKGTSLGGMRPKCTVLDDDGTLALGKFPSVKDERSITRGEVLALRLARQAGIETSNARIVIVRDTPIAVISRFDRTHEHGRIAYLSAASLLQAGRNEEHAYTEVVDAMKTVCVEAKADAQQLWRRLVFNHLITNVDDHLQNLGFLYAGNGLWRLAPAFDLNPFPDKDRESKTWLSEDTGPITTIATLLEKASYFHLSEPEALTVLAEVYGVVTQWRSLALSAEVGLTAAEVEEFAPAFEHSEMVRVKALCGE
- a CDS encoding helix-turn-helix transcriptional regulator — translated: MNLPLPIPVDRALKKLGVDLSLARRRRNLTQAMMAERLGTSVMTVRRMEAGHPGTALQYLARALQVFGELDKLSDLLDSAKDTVGLILMNEQVPMRVRKPKQGSGVL
- a CDS encoding DegT/DnrJ/EryC1/StrS aminotransferase family protein, with product MTFENLAINGGKSVRGIPFSHWPFFDQDEIDAATAPLRSGKVNYWTGTEGREFEREFAAYTGCKYAIALTNGTVALELPLYAYGIGAGDEVITTCRTFIASASAIVARGAVPVLAEVDSVSQNITADTIRPLITARTKAIICVHLAGWPCDMEPIMALAKERGLKVIEDCAQCHGATYQGKPVGSLGDVAAFSFCQDKIMTTGGEGGMLTTNDEALWRKAWEFKDHGKSYDAVYNRQHPPGFRWLHESFGTNWRLTEMQSAIGRVQLRKLPSWTAARQRHAAILTDSFSRIPALRVTPVPAGIGHAMYKYYVFVRPERLAPGWDRDRVMNAITAEGIPCFSGSCSEIYLEKAFIDAGYGPKVRLPVAKELGETSLMFLVHPTLNEADMHDTCKAVEKVFAQAGV
- a CDS encoding acetyltransferase codes for the protein MKEKIFIFGASGHAKVVIDIIERQGCCDIAFLIDDDPALKDTEFFGYHVIGGKQALLEARDRVGGGIVAIGSNRARSAVAGWLEENRFSLVSAVHPSAQIGRGATIDAGTVVMAGAVVNADVRIGKNVIINSRASIDHDCRIGDTVHIAPGSTLCGTVTVGTGTFVCAGVTIIPNLAIGSNVIIGAGSTVKKHVPDGMTVAGSPAKVLKR
- a CDS encoding four helix bundle protein, which translates into the protein MKENIIKQKSYDFALKIIGLYRKLVKDNEFILSKQVLRSGTSIGANIEEAQAAQSRADFVSKMSIASKEARETCYWLRLLRDSSTIAKCDVDPLLFDAESLVNILTSIVKTSAKPTNSESKIQNL